In Flavobacterium praedii, the DNA window GCTCTAAAATCTTTTAGAGGCAAATGATTGACTACCCAATATCCCATAAAACAACAGAGAAATAAAGATGTTAATGCTAAGCTATTTTGGATTTTGTTACTAAATAATGGATGAATTAACTTCATGTTAATAAACAGGATCATTATAAAGAAAAACAAAACGATATCTTTTGTAAACGATTGCCAAGGTGTAAGGTGTAAAGCATCTCCAAAACAGCCACAATCTTTTACCACGTCAAAATAAGCAGAATAGAAGGTTAAGAACGAGAACATAATAATGATGAGCAATAACAACCAAATGGTCCATTTTGATTTAAAACCAATGAGTAACATGACGCCCAAAATTACCTCTAGAATTACTACAATTAATGCAATTGCTAATGAAAAAGGGATGAAAAAAGGCATGTTTAAAACAGGCTCACTAAAATATTCGGCTAGTTTATAGGAGAATCCTACTGGATCATTCAGTTTAATTAATCCGGAGATTATAAATAGAATTCCAACAAAGATTCTAGAGAATTGGGTGATAATATTTTTCATTTTTTAGGTTTTTAAGCAAAGATAAAAGGGGTTGCATTGATTTTATTAATAAGTTGTTACTTCTTGAAGTTCATTAGGATAAGTGCAAAAACGGAATAGTTAATCATGTCTTGATAATTGGCATCAATTCCTTCTGAAACTATCGTTTTTCCTTTATTGTCTTCAATTTGTTTGACACGAAGTAATTTTTGTAAAATTAAATCCGTTAATGAGCTTACCCGCATTTCGCGCCAAGCTTCTCCATAATCGTGATTTTTATTTTCCATTAATTGTTTGGTCAACGCTACTTTAGCATCATATAATTGAATTGCTTTTTCTGTATCCAAATCGGGTTGGTCGACTACTCCTAATTCCAATTGGATCAAAGCCATAATAGAATAATTGATGATACCAATGAATTCTCCAGTTTCATCTTCATCTATTTTTCGGATTTCGTTTTCCTGCAAACTTCTGATTCTTTGGGCTTTTATGAAAATTTGATCGGTTAAAGAGGGAAGTCTCAATATGCGCCAAGCGCTACCGTAATCTTTCATTTTGTTGATGAACAGTGAGCGGCAATAAGCGATCACGTTATCATATTCTTGCGAAGTAGTATTCATTATTGGTGTATATTTGTCTAAAATTGCATCAAAAATAAGAATAAAATTTAAAAGGTTTAAAGTTTAAAGTTTAAAGTTGTTTAGGCAATTGAGCTTTTGAACAACTTTAAACAAAATAAACTTTAAACAAAAAGTAAAATGAACTGTAAAGGACAACTCGTAGACTTGTCGACGCCAAAAGTAATGGGGATTTTGAATGTAACTCCCAATTCTTTTTTTGACGGAGGAAAATATACAAATGAAAAGGAACTTCTGGATCGAGCTGAAAAAATTTTGAGCGAAGGTGCTGATTTTATTGATGTTGGAGCCTATTCGAGTAAACCCAGTGCTGAGTTTGTTTCGGAAGAAGAAGAGATTTTGAGAATAGTTCCTGTTGTGAAATTAGTGCTAAAATATTTTCCGAATTGCATTTTGTCAATTGATACGTTTCGAGCAGAAGTTGCTCGTGTTTGCATCGAAAATGGTGCGGCTATCATCAATGATATTTCAGCAGGAAAGCTAGACGATAAAATGTTGGAAACCATCGCAAAATATAATGTTCCTTACATCATGATGCACATGAGAGGAACACCGCAAACAATGCAAACACATACTCAATATGAAGCTATAATTAAGGAAATGTTGTTTTATTTTTCGGAACGAATTGCTGCAGCTAGGGCTTTTGGAATTAATGATTTAATTATAGATCCTGGTTTTGGTTTTGCTAAAACATTAGACCAAAATTATGAAGTTTTACGAAAACTAGAATTGTTTGAAATGCTAGATTTACCTTTATTAGCAGGAGTTTCAAGGAAATCAATGATTTATAAAACGTTGAATTCGAATGCTGAAATGGCGTTGAATGGCACTACAGTTTTGAATACGATTGCTTTGACCAAAGGGGCAAAAATCCTTCGGGTTCACGATGTGAAAGAAGCGGTGGAGTGTGTTACTTTATTTAATAAACTAAATTAAAATGATAAAATATATTTTTGGATTTGTGCTGTTGCTTTTTATTTCTTGTGGAAATAAAGAAGATATTCTGTTGCCAAAAGCAGATCGATCGATTGTAAAAGAAGTAGTTGATCTTTCGCCTATTTATATTTTTTTTAGAGTAAAAGGAAAAGATACTTTGGCTGAAGTGAATAGAAAAAACAGCATTATTACCACCAATTGGATATTTAATATTGATAAGCGTTTGCCATTGCGTTTGGTCATTCCAGAAGTAATGAAATTGCAACAAAAAAAGCGCGAGGAAAAAGAGCATCGAAACGAATTGGCGCTCAATTATTATTCTTATGCAGATAGTATTGGTAAAAACTTAGCTTTTATTCCTTTTACAAATGTGTATTATAAGTTGAAGAAACCCATTGGAACTGTGATTTTTTTTAATAAAAAAAATGAAATTTTATTGGAGAATCAACTTATTACAAAAGAAAAATTACGAGAGTTAATAGATAATCTTCCAGAAAATATAGCGAATAATTTTCTGTTTAGATTTGATAAAAACTTAGATTTTGGGAGTTATATCCAAAGTAAAATATTTATTCAAACTTTAGAAAAAAAAATGAATAGCAATGAAGAGTTTATTTATTAAGTACTTTAATCTGAAAACTGAAACTGAATACTTTTCACATCTTAATAACTGAACACTGCGACTGCAAACTGAACACTTGTTACTGGTGGTGATACGGTTCGTTTCTCAAAATTGTAAAACCACGATACAATTGTTCTATAAAAAACAACCGCACCATTTGATGCGAAAAAGTCATTAAAGAAAGTGATATTTTTCCATTTGCCTTGGCATAAACAGTATCCGAGAAGCCGTAAGGACCGCCTATGACAAATACTAAAGTTTTTACACCTGAATTCATTTTTTTTTGCAATTCGGCAGAAAAGGCTACGCTCGAAAAAGTTTTTCCATTTTCGTCTAATAAAATAAGTTGATCAGTAGGTGTAATTTTAGACAGAATAAGCTCGCCTTCTTTCTCTTTTTGTTGACTTTCGGATAAGTTTTTTACGTTTTTGATGTCTGGAATAATCTCTAAATCAAATTTAATATAGAAAGACAAACGCTTAGTATAATCTTCAATTAAGGTTTGTAATGCTTTATTGTCGGTTTTACCGATGGCGATCAGTTTGATGTTCATTTTTACTAGTTTAAAAGGCGCAAAGTTACAAAAGGACTTTGTTTTTCATTATTTTAAATAAAATTTATGTTATGAGATTTAGAAAACATCATTTTATAAATTAAAAGAATCTTTATTTCTTGATAAATCATTTGGATATCATAATGTTTTGTCTATTTTTGTCAAAAATAATAGAATGTCTATGGATTTAGTGGGATTAATTGTTGCAGGATTAGTAGTTGGTTTTATTGTTGGGATGACAGGTGTAGGTGGTGGTTCTTTAATGACACCGATTTTATTATGGTTTGGGATACCGCCCTCAACAGCGGTTGGAACCGATTTGTTATATGCAGCTATTACAAAATCTGGAGGTGTATATGTACACAACAAGAAAAAAAATATTAACTGGACCATAACAGGTTGGCTAACATTGGGTAGCGTACCCGCTGCTTTGTTGACCTTGTGGATTCTTCATAATTTGAAAACAGACCTGGAGGTTCTGAATAAAGTTATAAAATATAGCTTGGGATGGGCATTATTATTTACATCGGTTGCTATTATTTTTAAAAAGAAGTTATTGGTGTTTTCGCAAAAACATGCAGGTGATAAATTTCATAGTGAGAGTAAAACTCAGAATTTATTAACCGTTGCTATAGGTGTAATGTTAGGGGCAACAGTAACGCTGACTTCAATTGGTGCAGGTGCCTTAGGAACAGTAACTTTATTTTTTCTATATCCTCTATTACCCACTCCAAAATTAGTGGGGACAGAAATTGCACATGCAGTACCTTTAACACTGGTTGCTGGCTTGGGACATGCATCAATGGGAAATTTGGATTTAAATATATTGGGACATTTATTACTAGGTTCATTGCCAGGAATATATTTAGGTAGTATGTTGAGCGGAAAACTGCCTGATTTATTGCTTAGAAATGCAATTGCTGTAATGCTGTTTTATGTTGGTTTTAAGTTGGTAGCCTAATATTTTTAAGGATTCATTGACTGCATAGTTAAGATTAGTTTCATTTTAGTATTTAAAATTTTACCGCGGATTCTCAGGTTTTTAAAAATCTGCGAATCTGCGGTTTTTTGTTTTGTCTAAAATACTAGGAAATTATCGAGCTTAATTTTTAGGAGAAGATATAATTTCTTGACCTATATTAATGATCTTAGAACCGCAAGAGGGATAGAAACTAGCTACCGAAGTAGCGTGAATAGCCCGACCGCATTATGGAAAGGAGCCGAATGAGGGTCTGCTATATTTGGCTCCTTTTTATAATGGGGTCTTGCCCAAGTGATTCTGAAAATGTCAGTTTGTCATATTATTTTATGCCAATTGTAATGAATACTGACAATTTACTCGGTTTTTTATATTGGCATAATCATTGCCTTAGAGTCATCGAGCCGTTAAAATAAGTATACAATAAAATTAAATATATTAAAAATGGGTAAAATAATCGGAATTGATTTAGGTACAACAAACTCTTGTGTTTCTGTAATGGAAGGTAATGAAGCAGTAGTAATCCCTAATGCTGAAGGAAAAAGAACAACACCATCTATCATCGCTTTTGTTGAAGGTGGAGAAATTAAAGTAGGTGATCCTGCAAAAAGACAAGCAGTAACTAATCCAACTAAGACTATTGCTTCTATCAAACGTTTTATGGGTCATTCTTTTGCTGAAATTACAAATGAAGCAAAAAGAGTATCTTATTCAGTTGTAAAAGGGGACAACAATACACCACGTGTGGATATTGATGGTCGTTTGTACTCTGCTCAAGAATTGTCAGCTATGACACTTCAAAAAATGAAAAAAACAGCTGAAGACTATTTAGGTCAAACAGTTACAGAAGCAGTTATTACTGTTCCTGCTTACTTTAATGATGCACAACGTCAAGCTACAAAAGAAGCTGGTGAAATTGCTGGTCTTAAAGTAATGCGTATTATCAACGAACCAACTGCTGCAGCTTTGGCTTACGGTTTGGACAAAAAAGGTAAAGATCAAAAAATTGCTGTTTACGATTTAGGTGGAGGTACATTTGATATCTCTGTTCTTGAATTAGGAGACGGAGTTTTTGAAGTATTATCTACAAATGGTGATACTCACCTTGGAGGAGATGATTTTGACCACGAAATTATTGACTGGTTGGCTAACGAATTTTTAACTGAAGAAGGTATTGATTTACGTTTAGATCCAATGTCTTTGCAACGTTTGAAAGAAGCTGCTGAGAAAGCAAAAATTGAATTGTCATCTTCTGCTGAAACTGAAATTAACTTACCATATGTAACTGCTACAGCTTCAGGACCAAAACACTTAGTTAAAAAATTAACTAGAGCTAAATTTGAGCAATTAACAGATTCATTAGTAAAACGTTCTATGGCACCAGTTGCTAAAGCGTTGAAAGATGCAGGTTTATCTGTTTCGGATATTGACGAAGTTATCTTAGTTGGAGGATCTACTCGTATGCCAAGAATTGCTGACGAAGTGGAGAAATTCTTTGGTAAAAAAGCGTCTAAAGGAGTTAACCCTGATGAAGTAGTTGCAATTGGAGCTGCTATTCAAGGTGGAGTTCTTTCTGGAGATGTAAAAGATGTATTGTTACTTGACGTTACACCTTTGTCTTTAGGTATCGAAACTATGGGTGGAGTTATGACTACATTGATTGAGTCTAACACAACTATTCCAACAAAAAAATCTCAAGTATTCTCTACTGCTGCTGATTCTCAACCAACTGTTGAAATTCACGTATTGCAAGGAGCTAGAGCAATGGCTGCAGATAACAAAACTATCGGTCGTTTCCATTTAGATGGTATTCCACCAGCACCAAGAGGAGTTCCTCAAATTGAAGTAACTTTTGATATTGATGCAAATGGTATCATCAAAGTTTCTGCAACTGACAAAGGAACTGGTAAATCTCACGATATTCGTATCGAAGCTTCTTCTGGATTAACAGCTGAAGAAATCGAAAGAATGAAAAAAGATGCTGAAGCTAATGCTGATGCTGACAAAATCGCTAAAGAAAGAGCTGAAAAATTGAACGAAGCAGACGGAATGATTTTCCAAACTGAGTCTCAATTGAAAGAACTTGGAACTAAATTATCTGATGATAACAAAGTAGCTATCGAATATGCATTGACTGAATTGAGAATGGCACACCAATCTCAAGACATTCCTGCAATTCAAACAGCTCTTGACAACATTAATGCAGCTTGGAAAACAGCTACAGAAGCAATGTACGCTCAAGGAGAACAAGGTCAAGCTGCTGCAGAGCCACAAGCACAAGCGCAAGGAGACAATGTTGAAGACGTTGAATTCGAAGAAGTAAAATAATTATTTCTGTAAAGATGCGATTTATCGCGTCTTCTACTACATAATTAATATAAACCGAGCTAGTAATAGCTCGGTTTTTTTATGCATTAAAGTCAAAGACATAATTTTTTTTTGTAATATTACTATACAATTTATTTTATGAGAAAAATTAAATACAAGAAAGGAAAGCGATTACAGCCTTATAGTCTAGAATATACGGGTTTACATAAAAGCAAAGAGATTGAAATGCAATTGTTTGTTTATGATGATAGTACCATAAGTGAATATGAAAATGGGACTATTACTAACTTAGAAAAGCATATTGATTATAATAAAACAAATTGGTTAAATGTTCATGGGTTGAATGATATTGATTTATTAAAAGAAATTACCAGCTATTTTAAAATCGATAATTTTATGTTGGCAGATATCTTAAACACCACTAGAAGAACTAAACTAGAGGAAGAAAAGGATGTTTTGTTTTTTAATATAAAATCAATGTTACCTTCTGAAACTTCAGATGATATTAGAGTAGAACAGATTAGTTTCTTGTTAAAAAAAGGAATTTTAATTTCATTTCAGGAAAAAAGAAGTGATTTTTTTACGCACATACGGGAACGCATTCGAACCAATACAGGAATTCTACGATCCAAAAATGCGGATTATTTAT includes these proteins:
- a CDS encoding DUF1599 domain-containing protein; translation: MNTTSQEYDNVIAYCRSLFINKMKDYGSAWRILRLPSLTDQIFIKAQRIRSLQENEIRKIDEDETGEFIGIINYSIMALIQLELGVVDQPDLDTEKAIQLYDAKVALTKQLMENKNHDYGEAWREMRVSSLTDLILQKLLRVKQIEDNKGKTIVSEGIDANYQDMINYSVFALILMNFKK
- the folP gene encoding dihydropteroate synthase, giving the protein MNCKGQLVDLSTPKVMGILNVTPNSFFDGGKYTNEKELLDRAEKILSEGADFIDVGAYSSKPSAEFVSEEEEILRIVPVVKLVLKYFPNCILSIDTFRAEVARVCIENGAAIINDISAGKLDDKMLETIAKYNVPYIMMHMRGTPQTMQTHTQYEAIIKEMLFYFSERIAAARAFGINDLIIDPGFGFAKTLDQNYEVLRKLELFEMLDLPLLAGVSRKSMIYKTLNSNAEMALNGTTVLNTIALTKGAKILRVHDVKEAVECVTLFNKLN
- the rlmH gene encoding 23S rRNA (pseudouridine(1915)-N(3))-methyltransferase RlmH encodes the protein MNIKLIAIGKTDNKALQTLIEDYTKRLSFYIKFDLEIIPDIKNVKNLSESQQKEKEGELILSKITPTDQLILLDENGKTFSSVAFSAELQKKMNSGVKTLVFVIGGPYGFSDTVYAKANGKISLSLMTFSHQMVRLFFIEQLYRGFTILRNEPYHHQ
- a CDS encoding sulfite exporter TauE/SafE family protein; the encoded protein is MSMDLVGLIVAGLVVGFIVGMTGVGGGSLMTPILLWFGIPPSTAVGTDLLYAAITKSGGVYVHNKKKNINWTITGWLTLGSVPAALLTLWILHNLKTDLEVLNKVIKYSLGWALLFTSVAIIFKKKLLVFSQKHAGDKFHSESKTQNLLTVAIGVMLGATVTLTSIGAGALGTVTLFFLYPLLPTPKLVGTEIAHAVPLTLVAGLGHASMGNLDLNILGHLLLGSLPGIYLGSMLSGKLPDLLLRNAIAVMLFYVGFKLVA
- the dnaK gene encoding molecular chaperone DnaK, with translation MGKIIGIDLGTTNSCVSVMEGNEAVVIPNAEGKRTTPSIIAFVEGGEIKVGDPAKRQAVTNPTKTIASIKRFMGHSFAEITNEAKRVSYSVVKGDNNTPRVDIDGRLYSAQELSAMTLQKMKKTAEDYLGQTVTEAVITVPAYFNDAQRQATKEAGEIAGLKVMRIINEPTAAALAYGLDKKGKDQKIAVYDLGGGTFDISVLELGDGVFEVLSTNGDTHLGGDDFDHEIIDWLANEFLTEEGIDLRLDPMSLQRLKEAAEKAKIELSSSAETEINLPYVTATASGPKHLVKKLTRAKFEQLTDSLVKRSMAPVAKALKDAGLSVSDIDEVILVGGSTRMPRIADEVEKFFGKKASKGVNPDEVVAIGAAIQGGVLSGDVKDVLLLDVTPLSLGIETMGGVMTTLIESNTTIPTKKSQVFSTAADSQPTVEIHVLQGARAMAADNKTIGRFHLDGIPPAPRGVPQIEVTFDIDANGIIKVSATDKGTGKSHDIRIEASSGLTAEEIERMKKDAEANADADKIAKERAEKLNEADGMIFQTESQLKELGTKLSDDNKVAIEYALTELRMAHQSQDIPAIQTALDNINAAWKTATEAMYAQGEQGQAAAEPQAQAQGDNVEDVEFEEVK